From Paenibacillus sp. V4I7, one genomic window encodes:
- a CDS encoding carbohydrate ABC transporter permease: MAAKKGTNPFILIILSLISLACIIPFWLVLTVSISDENYVTKHGYSFWPKELDFVAYNYLIQDSENILRAYGVSILVTMIGVAVSLFITSAIAYALSRSDFPYRNALSFYVFFTMLFSGGLLPWYLVYTRFLHVQDTLFALILPGLIGGFNIFIIRTFFTNSIPPSLIDSAQIDGASEYRTYFSIILPLSLPVMATIGLFTIVSYWNDWFTSLVFIKNENLYSLQYLLNKTLMNAAFLQAIASKAYSSTANVTQPLESIRMAMAMVAIGPMVLVFPFLQKYFIKGLTVGAVKG; the protein is encoded by the coding sequence ATGGCAGCGAAAAAAGGTACAAATCCGTTCATCTTGATCATCTTAAGTCTCATCAGCTTGGCTTGTATCATTCCATTCTGGCTGGTTCTAACCGTGTCTATTTCCGATGAAAACTATGTAACGAAACACGGTTACAGCTTCTGGCCCAAAGAACTGGATTTTGTAGCCTACAATTATCTAATTCAGGATTCTGAAAATATTCTTCGTGCTTACGGGGTTTCCATACTCGTCACCATGATTGGAGTAGCTGTAAGCTTGTTTATTACTTCCGCAATAGCATACGCTCTATCGCGGAGTGATTTCCCTTACCGGAACGCCCTAAGTTTTTACGTCTTCTTTACGATGCTGTTTTCGGGCGGTTTGCTTCCCTGGTATTTGGTCTATACGCGCTTCCTTCATGTGCAGGACACGCTGTTCGCACTGATCCTTCCAGGGCTGATAGGCGGATTCAACATATTCATCATTCGGACGTTTTTTACGAACAGCATTCCCCCATCACTGATCGATTCCGCACAGATCGATGGCGCCAGCGAGTACAGAACCTATTTCAGCATCATTCTTCCACTGTCGCTGCCCGTGATGGCAACTATCGGTTTGTTCACTATCGTATCTTACTGGAATGACTGGTTCACTAGCCTTGTTTTCATCAAAAATGAGAATCTATATTCCTTGCAGTATCTACTCAATAAAACACTGATGAATGCCGCATTTCTTCAGGCCATTGCCAGTAAGGCCTATAGTTCCACAGCCAATGTAACCCAGCCGCTTGAATCCATACGGATGGCCATGGCTATGGTAGCGATCGGACCTATGGTACTGGTATTCCCGTTCCTGCAGAAATACTTTATCAAAGGCTTAACGGTAGGTGCAGTCAAAGGCTAA
- a CDS encoding glycoside hydrolase family 66 protein, producing the protein MAIRSKWFRGLLAGFFMLQTVAFQAGSAVASDAPPLIKMEAESGQAGWEPVVAKTGGVSVEYGRTDEHGHTGQTLIFNVDMKKEASELVFHYRTGNNPVFDVIVDDTVIAHEVTFGQTQDGWSGGMVEKAIKAPALITASTHNVKLVMVSEGQYVHVDSLEVAGQEYEAEDATLVADTQGRAIKTKIGYIYDFKKESDFLTFDVSATNFGPMDLVWKYKNDGSSQRVAKRTLYVNDVKQENVTFPYSGDVWGSLTIPQVPLLKGSNRITIKIENQDDDGVKLDFLKVGTLKYQAEKANFVPPMNIYKNLLLNFGHIGDVVNFNIHIQQAGETSLIFTYANAASASTKTLYLDGNPVIGGDGKPVKIWFNGTGSRDKFNEDTYYIVPYLAAGSHTVTLKHDSDDKGTIDLRRLTLGYFSEPSIRLMDAGLAAMGATHIELGTAEMLEEGPNMLASEYYPNRSKKMKTSLKQSMKDYYKFLTAYENVLFDSKEDRTVNASVYTKGGDSVAVSEDGASNTLWTIARKNTDNTSFGRYDILHLINLLNNDDNWRNAANAPAIQSNLKVTYPVGTTQAAAPNLKVYAASPDHDGGLLKELPFAWHGTNLDISLPSLQYWELILIDRDGTGLGQGSDTSGSATTPIQNITVGQARYNPSEEAVFHVQVDQSTPWSGNLQVEFYQLNRLVGTKTVAVSQGAASVDATWTPPTADFQGYLVKAYVEGHPGAYKTAALDVSSDWTHFPRYGYVTEFPQETAEQSDAKLKQLSTEYYLNGYQFYDWMWRHDVSVYSKVGSDGKPLKDEQGNFITENIAADSSYTDLLGRHLYPKSIMQEVTAAQKYGSAAMAYEMNYAAREKYEDFGVKREWGLYNKNATFPNPDLVKYQNGFFFDWVSPPTALYLQDPGNTEWQAYITKQFDRAVNVFGFDGIHLDQWGASDSDFLYSYAGNPRYYSLDYNKLINSVKDSLTTNNSGKNYVAFNMVGGNAGYSTVPSSNTKTDFDYSEIWQDKDQYKDLKQVIDDTRQKDGYKAMVIAGYMNYKQAVGDHYEVADVVGVPKTTQFISRIAKAPGWVGDFGKKDEDQIIWTVNVPETGDYNLDIKYGHGNDGGNPNGKLSVNGNIVAPSIPFTQKTGWGNPIADAVVHTTLQAGTNTVTLQLNTSDLWLNVDSLDLSGTVKGASVQKVYEAEYAQLVSCHIDNIGNVYNFETDGDFIAFDVNVPMAGSYDVAFNYGIESTPVRRNILVNDQPAITDVSFASTGDWDTYKEQSVSLALHEGHNTITLKTHTSDSGMKVDRLHIGSDRYEAENAAIGWNPTQAAQIQVHPEVSSEIYVNNITNAPDYVEFNVTTVTEGTYQFGFKYATQNNATAVISVNGVEKATNAAFKSTTRWGGDGKWGLKTVDLPLQTGMNKIRLALTSNGQYVNLDNVLVQPLIIAVDDSQHVSATGGVALTTTGIDAKTDNFNGDPTKSVSFTLDASDAGPHTLGFMYRSGNSNTGVVNVNGSDIPVTLPDNDWYGNDGNWSYMNFPATLNQGRNTITLTLNSTNNWLNLHALVMETGKIEAEGTDTTVNGITKGTYWLDDFGKSGDSITFAYHRAEAGTVPVVFTYKAGTQGAYQLEVNGTTVPVSFAATNDWQTVSVDVTLQLGSNTLKLVPASNQQASILLDKLTIGTTDLQAEAAVLAGSAAVETVAADRGYIYDFKQQGDFFTLSTGPVSSDGSYNLTFKYRNKGSDTKRSVYINDQKAGVVTLAGGTTDWAEAVIPVYVSSKSSNNAFKIKMEEATEQTGIDIDSLTLAYTTQEPSPVVIPWLEPSPPVTPTPTPLPSPDPVTVPSVNPPSTPSDTVVVNNESLKNAKGGKFEVELKNAEKKVLLSVSAVKDYITDRLVLTKGKQKLTIPSSILNEAAVLASSESNAQITVTINDLDAAPFIPSKNSNTKIAAVGTILELSIQVMKDDKVLGTVSQFQNPVELSISYEGSNAKENLLGIYYFNESKQVWEYVGGTIDKVNKKVMVQLNHFSKYALIEYVKSFNDVPSDHWASEAVQTLAAKQIVDGKTDSMFDPDGQTTRAEFAALLVRALGLKETKAAPFQDVHQSAWYADVVSAAFEAGLISGKNDTNFAPQDLITREEMSTMIVRAMEYKSGKAISGDAVDFVDTDQISDWAKSFVGKAASAGLMQGPGGQRFDPLHLAKRSETAQVIFNLFQQ; encoded by the coding sequence ATGGCAATAAGAAGCAAGTGGTTCAGGGGACTGTTAGCAGGGTTTTTCATGCTGCAAACCGTCGCCTTCCAGGCCGGATCAGCGGTAGCGAGCGATGCACCACCACTTATTAAAATGGAAGCGGAATCAGGCCAGGCGGGCTGGGAGCCGGTTGTAGCCAAAACCGGCGGAGTTTCCGTAGAGTACGGCAGAACGGATGAACACGGGCATACCGGCCAGACGCTCATATTCAACGTAGATATGAAGAAAGAAGCATCCGAACTGGTATTCCATTACCGTACGGGCAACAACCCTGTCTTTGATGTGATTGTCGATGACACCGTCATTGCCCATGAAGTGACATTCGGCCAAACCCAAGACGGTTGGAGCGGCGGTATGGTTGAGAAGGCGATCAAAGCACCTGCACTTATTACCGCATCTACGCATAACGTCAAGCTTGTTATGGTTTCGGAAGGGCAATACGTGCATGTAGACAGCTTGGAAGTAGCAGGCCAGGAATATGAAGCCGAAGATGCAACGCTGGTTGCAGACACGCAAGGACGAGCTATCAAAACAAAAATTGGTTATATTTATGACTTTAAAAAAGAAAGCGACTTTCTTACCTTCGATGTAAGCGCTACCAATTTTGGCCCTATGGATTTGGTGTGGAAATATAAGAACGACGGTTCGTCTCAAAGGGTGGCTAAACGGACGCTTTATGTGAATGATGTCAAGCAAGAAAACGTTACCTTTCCATACTCAGGCGATGTATGGGGCTCCCTTACGATCCCTCAGGTTCCCCTTCTTAAAGGCTCGAACCGAATAACAATCAAGATTGAAAATCAGGACGACGATGGGGTGAAATTGGACTTTCTGAAGGTTGGAACGCTTAAATATCAAGCGGAGAAAGCCAATTTTGTTCCCCCTATGAATATTTACAAAAATTTGCTGCTCAATTTCGGTCATATCGGGGATGTTGTAAACTTTAATATTCATATTCAGCAAGCAGGAGAAACTTCCCTTATTTTCACTTATGCCAATGCAGCTTCCGCTTCTACGAAGACCCTTTATTTGGATGGCAATCCCGTGATTGGCGGAGACGGGAAGCCGGTTAAGATTTGGTTCAACGGAACAGGAAGCCGGGATAAATTCAACGAAGATACGTATTATATCGTTCCTTACTTGGCAGCGGGTTCCCACACGGTAACTTTGAAGCATGATTCGGATGACAAAGGAACCATCGATCTTCGAAGATTGACGCTCGGATATTTCAGCGAACCATCAATTCGTTTGATGGATGCCGGATTGGCTGCCATGGGCGCAACGCATATCGAACTGGGCACCGCCGAGATGCTTGAAGAGGGCCCGAATATGCTGGCGTCCGAGTATTACCCAAATCGCAGCAAGAAAATGAAGACTTCGCTTAAACAATCGATGAAGGATTATTATAAGTTCTTAACCGCTTACGAGAACGTATTATTCGACAGTAAAGAAGACCGGACTGTGAACGCCAGTGTTTACACGAAAGGCGGGGACTCTGTAGCGGTTAGCGAAGATGGTGCTTCTAACACGCTTTGGACGATTGCCCGCAAGAACACCGACAATACCAGCTTTGGCCGGTATGATATCCTCCATCTTATCAACTTGTTGAACAATGATGACAACTGGAGAAATGCTGCCAATGCACCGGCTATTCAAAGCAATCTGAAAGTTACTTACCCGGTTGGAACGACACAAGCTGCTGCTCCGAATCTGAAAGTATATGCAGCGTCTCCAGACCATGACGGCGGTTTGTTGAAAGAATTGCCGTTTGCATGGCATGGTACGAATCTGGATATTTCTTTGCCTTCCTTACAGTATTGGGAACTGATTCTTATTGACCGTGATGGAACAGGTTTGGGGCAAGGCTCCGATACAAGCGGGTCGGCAACCACTCCGATTCAGAACATTACTGTGGGTCAAGCCCGGTATAACCCTTCCGAGGAAGCTGTTTTCCATGTTCAAGTGGATCAAAGCACCCCTTGGAGCGGTAATCTTCAGGTTGAGTTTTATCAATTGAATCGCTTGGTCGGTACCAAAACCGTAGCGGTCAGTCAAGGAGCAGCTTCTGTCGATGCAACTTGGACCCCGCCTACAGCTGATTTCCAAGGATACTTAGTTAAAGCTTATGTGGAAGGACATCCTGGCGCATACAAAACCGCTGCTTTGGACGTTTCCAGTGACTGGACGCATTTCCCGAGATACGGCTATGTTACAGAGTTCCCGCAGGAAACCGCCGAACAAAGTGATGCGAAGCTCAAACAATTGTCCACGGAGTATTACTTGAACGGTTATCAGTTTTATGACTGGATGTGGCGTCATGATGTTTCTGTCTATTCAAAAGTAGGAAGCGACGGCAAACCTTTAAAAGATGAGCAGGGCAATTTTATTACGGAGAATATCGCAGCAGATTCTTCTTATACCGACTTGCTAGGCCGTCATCTGTATCCAAAATCGATTATGCAGGAAGTGACAGCCGCCCAGAAATACGGTTCTGCGGCTATGGCTTATGAAATGAACTATGCTGCTCGTGAGAAATATGAGGATTTCGGCGTCAAGCGAGAGTGGGGCCTATATAACAAAAATGCGACTTTCCCCAATCCTGATCTGGTTAAATACCAGAACGGCTTCTTCTTTGATTGGGTATCTCCGCCTACGGCCCTGTATCTGCAGGATCCAGGCAATACGGAATGGCAAGCGTATATTACGAAACAGTTCGATCGAGCGGTAAATGTATTTGGATTCGACGGCATTCACTTGGATCAGTGGGGAGCTTCGGATTCGGATTTCCTGTATAGTTATGCAGGAAACCCGCGATATTATTCGTTAGATTACAATAAATTAATCAACTCGGTCAAAGATTCTCTGACAACCAATAATTCTGGAAAGAACTATGTTGCTTTCAACATGGTTGGGGGGAATGCCGGTTATTCAACTGTTCCAAGCTCGAATACCAAGACGGATTTCGATTACAGCGAGATTTGGCAGGATAAAGACCAGTACAAGGATTTGAAGCAGGTAATAGATGATACCCGGCAAAAGGACGGCTACAAAGCGATGGTCATCGCAGGGTATATGAATTATAAGCAAGCGGTGGGTGATCACTACGAAGTTGCCGATGTGGTCGGAGTCCCGAAGACGACGCAATTCATCTCCCGAATTGCCAAAGCTCCCGGTTGGGTTGGAGATTTCGGCAAGAAGGATGAAGACCAGATTATCTGGACCGTCAATGTACCTGAAACCGGCGACTATAATTTGGACATCAAGTACGGACATGGCAATGACGGAGGCAACCCGAACGGCAAGCTTAGCGTGAATGGAAATATAGTGGCTCCTTCCATTCCGTTCACTCAGAAAACGGGGTGGGGGAACCCTATAGCGGATGCCGTCGTACACACGACTCTTCAAGCAGGTACAAATACTGTGACGCTCCAGTTAAACACGAGCGATTTGTGGCTCAACGTTGACAGCCTAGATCTAAGCGGTACTGTAAAAGGGGCATCGGTTCAAAAAGTGTATGAGGCCGAATACGCCCAACTCGTCAGTTGTCATATTGACAATATTGGTAATGTGTACAATTTCGAAACGGATGGCGATTTTATCGCGTTTGATGTCAATGTTCCTATGGCAGGATCCTATGACGTGGCTTTCAATTACGGGATCGAATCGACTCCTGTACGGAGAAACATTCTGGTAAACGACCAACCGGCTATTACAGATGTATCGTTCGCTTCTACAGGCGACTGGGATACGTACAAGGAGCAGAGTGTATCATTGGCGCTTCATGAAGGCCACAACACAATTACTTTGAAGACCCATACATCCGACAGCGGAATGAAGGTTGATCGATTGCACATCGGCAGCGACCGTTATGAAGCGGAGAATGCGGCGATCGGCTGGAATCCGACGCAAGCGGCCCAAATTCAGGTTCATCCTGAAGTCTCTTCTGAAATTTACGTCAACAATATCACCAACGCTCCGGATTACGTAGAGTTTAATGTGACGACAGTAACCGAGGGAACCTATCAGTTCGGCTTCAAATATGCGACACAGAATAACGCTACTGCGGTGATTTCTGTAAATGGCGTGGAGAAAGCAACGAACGCCGCCTTTAAATCGACAACCCGTTGGGGCGGAGACGGCAAATGGGGATTAAAAACCGTCGATCTTCCACTTCAGACAGGTATGAATAAAATCAGACTTGCTCTGACATCTAACGGACAATATGTAAACCTGGACAATGTGCTGGTGCAACCGTTGATTATAGCGGTGGATGATTCCCAACACGTGTCTGCAACCGGAGGAGTAGCTCTTACTACCACGGGCATCGATGCAAAAACGGATAACTTTAATGGGGATCCGACTAAATCCGTCTCCTTTACATTGGATGCTTCGGATGCAGGTCCACATACACTTGGATTCATGTATCGTTCTGGTAACAGCAATACCGGCGTAGTAAACGTGAATGGTTCCGACATTCCTGTAACTTTGCCAGATAACGATTGGTACGGCAACGACGGCAATTGGAGCTATATGAATTTTCCAGCAACGCTAAATCAAGGCCGAAATACCATTACGCTTACGCTGAATAGCACAAATAACTGGCTCAACCTGCACGCGCTTGTTATGGAAACCGGCAAGATTGAAGCAGAGGGCACCGACACCACAGTTAACGGCATCACGAAAGGTACCTACTGGTTGGATGACTTCGGTAAATCCGGAGATAGCATTACTTTTGCCTATCATCGTGCAGAAGCTGGAACAGTTCCTGTCGTTTTCACTTATAAGGCTGGAACCCAAGGAGCCTATCAGTTGGAAGTGAACGGCACAACAGTTCCGGTATCCTTCGCTGCAACCAATGATTGGCAGACTGTATCGGTAGACGTGACGCTGCAATTGGGCAGCAACACACTGAAGTTGGTGCCGGCATCCAATCAGCAAGCGTCGATTCTGTTGGATAAATTGACGATAGGAACGACAGATCTACAAGCAGAAGCAGCTGTTCTTGCTGGAAGTGCCGCAGTTGAAACCGTAGCAGCTGACAGAGGTTACATCTATGACTTTAAGCAGCAGGGAGATTTCTTTACCCTGTCCACGGGTCCGGTTAGTTCCGACGGAAGCTATAACTTAACTTTTAAGTACAGAAATAAAGGTTCTGACACCAAGAGAAGCGTATACATCAACGATCAAAAAGCAGGCGTTGTAACCTTAGCTGGTGGAACGACCGACTGGGCGGAAGCAGTTATTCCGGTATACGTGTCCTCAAAGTCAAGTAATAACGCCTTTAAGATCAAAATGGAGGAAGCGACCGAACAGACCGGAATTGACATTGATTCCTTGACGTTAGCTTATACGACTCAAGAACCGTCTCCGGTCGTAATACCTTGGTTAGAACCATCGCCTCCAGTAACACCGACGCCAACACCTTTACCTTCACCAGATCCGGTGACCGTACCGTCCGTAAATCCTCCTTCCACGCCGTCGGACACGGTCGTCGTAAATAATGAGAGCCTAAAGAATGCAAAAGGCGGGAAGTTTGAAGTCGAGTTGAAAAATGCCGAGAAGAAGGTTCTTCTCTCAGTCAGTGCAGTGAAAGATTACATCACCGATAGGCTGGTGCTGACGAAAGGTAAACAGAAGCTGACAATACCAAGCAGCATTTTGAATGAAGCAGCTGTGCTTGCTTCGAGCGAAAGTAATGCTCAGATTACCGTGACGATCAATGATTTGGACGCAGCTCCATTTATTCCAAGCAAGAATTCCAACACCAAGATCGCTGCTGTGGGCACTATTCTTGAATTAAGCATCCAGGTAATGAAGGACGATAAGGTACTGGGTACCGTATCGCAATTCCAAAACCCGGTTGAGCTGAGCATTTCCTACGAAGGCTCTAATGCAAAAGAGAACCTTCTGGGAATCTACTACTTCAATGAAAGCAAGCAAGTTTGGGAGTATGTTGGCGGCACAATCGACAAAGTGAACAAAAAAGTAATGGTGCAATTGAACCATTTCAGCAAGTATGCTCTTATCGAATATGTGAAATCCTTCAACGACGTTCCATCCGACCATTGGGCTTCGGAAGCTGTACAAACCTTGGCGGCTAAACAAATCGTCGATGGCAAAACAGATTCGATGTTCGATCCGGATGGACAAACAACCAGAGCGGAGTTTGCAGCATTGCTTGTTCGTGCCCTGGGATTGAAGGAAACAAAAGCAGCACCTTTCCAAGATGTACACCAATCGGCATGGTACGCTGACGTTGTGTCTGCTGCATTTGAAGCGGGCCTCATTAGCGGGAAGAACGATACCAACTTTGCTCCGCAAGACTTGATTACCCGTGAAGAAATGTCGACCATGATCGTTCGAGCGATGGAATACAAGAGCGGGAAAGCCATCAGCGGAGACGCGGTGGATTTCGTGGACACCGACCAGATTTCCGATTGGGCTAAGTCATTTGTGGGCAAAGCTGCTTCTGCTGGACTGATGCAGGGTCCGGGAGGACAGCGGTTTGATCCGTTACACCTAGCTAAACGTTCCGAAACCGCACAAGTGATTTTCAATCTATTCCAGCAATGA
- a CDS encoding ABC transporter substrate-binding protein has translation MKRFKKSSVVLTSVMLTAALAATGCSSKNTGTEASSSPQASAAATAGTKALAPYEVVMVYPDGPQKDLGIVQNAMNDYLKMTYSDLNMTVKLNPIDWGAWSDKTNLMMASAEKSDLFFTADWLGFQQQVSKGALLPLDDLLAKYGKDIEAVEKNYHDPAKRGGKLYGIHTHQELGGAQGINFDKALVDKYKFDLSVLKSGDLKDLEPMLKTIKENEPNVTPLVGPSFPLDAFYSSGSLDTIGSVAALNAKNADPKDFKVINLYETPRYMELAKLTNKWFKAGYINKDALTAGLDPWKKFQAGKAFALVGDVEILANMEIGSVSKSPNASSRSGREILQVPLNIDRLQTGKMTATMQAISKTSKDPDRAMMLLNLFFKDKPLLTLFNYGVEGTHYVLKDGQIGLPEGKTSSDVGFYHDNMWQIGNQMLNYTRVGEDPKKYENYEKFNQMVSKNQSRMFGFVFDPEPVKNEMIAIDNVSKTFADGLKAGQLDPEENLPKFLEKQKAAGSDKIIAEAQKQLDAWSKANGK, from the coding sequence ATGAAACGGTTTAAAAAAAGCTCTGTGGTCTTAACTTCGGTTATGCTTACGGCAGCGCTGGCGGCAACAGGATGTTCAAGCAAGAACACAGGTACAGAAGCTTCCAGCTCTCCACAAGCATCCGCAGCTGCAACAGCAGGAACTAAGGCGCTTGCGCCATACGAAGTCGTAATGGTTTATCCCGATGGTCCGCAGAAGGATTTGGGAATCGTCCAAAACGCAATGAATGATTACTTGAAAATGACATACTCGGATCTGAACATGACGGTAAAGCTGAATCCCATCGATTGGGGCGCATGGAGCGACAAAACGAATCTCATGATGGCTTCCGCCGAGAAATCCGACTTGTTCTTTACTGCCGACTGGTTGGGCTTCCAACAGCAGGTTTCCAAGGGAGCTCTTCTTCCGCTTGATGATCTGCTTGCCAAATACGGGAAGGATATTGAGGCAGTTGAGAAAAATTATCATGACCCGGCAAAGCGTGGAGGCAAGCTGTACGGCATCCATACCCATCAGGAATTGGGAGGCGCACAGGGGATTAATTTTGATAAAGCGTTGGTGGACAAATACAAATTTGACCTGAGTGTTCTGAAATCGGGGGATCTTAAAGATTTGGAACCCATGCTGAAGACGATTAAAGAAAACGAGCCTAATGTAACACCGCTCGTCGGGCCCAGCTTTCCGCTTGATGCCTTTTACTCCTCAGGCAGCTTAGATACGATTGGAAGCGTAGCTGCTTTAAATGCGAAGAACGCAGATCCTAAAGATTTCAAAGTCATTAATTTATATGAAACACCCCGATATATGGAGCTAGCTAAGTTAACCAACAAATGGTTTAAGGCGGGCTATATCAACAAAGACGCACTTACTGCAGGACTTGATCCTTGGAAAAAATTCCAAGCGGGGAAAGCTTTTGCACTGGTAGGGGATGTCGAAATTCTAGCGAATATGGAAATTGGCTCCGTCTCGAAATCGCCGAACGCGTCTTCAAGGTCTGGAAGAGAGATTCTTCAAGTACCTTTAAATATCGACAGGCTGCAGACCGGTAAAATGACTGCAACGATGCAGGCCATTTCCAAAACATCCAAAGACCCGGACCGCGCTATGATGCTCTTGAATTTGTTCTTCAAGGATAAACCTTTGCTGACCTTGTTTAATTATGGAGTCGAGGGTACGCATTATGTGCTGAAAGACGGCCAGATTGGTTTACCGGAAGGTAAGACATCCAGCGATGTCGGATTTTATCACGATAATATGTGGCAAATCGGGAATCAAATGCTGAACTACACTCGCGTAGGCGAAGATCCGAAGAAATATGAGAATTATGAGAAGTTTAACCAAATGGTTTCGAAGAACCAGTCCCGGATGTTCGGATTTGTCTTTGACCCGGAACCGGTAAAAAATGAAATGATTGCCATCGATAATGTATCTAAAACGTTTGCAGATGGTCTTAAAGCGGGTCAATTAGACCCGGAGGAAAATCTTCCTAAGTTCCTTGAAAAACAAAAAGCCGCAGGCTCTGATAAAATTATCGCCGAGGCACAAAAGCAGCTTGATGCTTGGAGTAAAGCAAACGGCAAATAA
- a CDS encoding sugar ABC transporter permease, with product MAVVETSVLKEAKTSTRSKSALGKLWKFRALFILALPGVLMLFINNYLPMFGIFLAFKDLNYTKGIWGSDWVGFKNFEFLFASNDAWIIIKHTLLYNVAFLVINTTLAVFLAIMLNEVKNRVLSKLFQSTVILPNFISMVIVGYLVFGFLNPELGFINKSILEPMGNEPIAWYASPDYWPYILTIVNTWKSVGYAAIVYLAAIIGIDQEYYEAALIDGAGKWKQMTKITIPLITPVIIILTLLAIGRIFNADFGLFYQATMASGMLKETTEVIDTYVYNALLVTGDTGLASSAGLLQSVVGFVLVISVNFIVKKFSKENALF from the coding sequence ATGGCCGTAGTCGAAACATCGGTATTGAAGGAGGCAAAAACAAGCACAAGGTCGAAGAGTGCGCTTGGGAAGCTGTGGAAGTTCCGGGCACTATTCATTCTTGCTTTACCTGGCGTGTTAATGCTTTTTATAAACAACTATCTGCCCATGTTTGGTATTTTTCTGGCATTCAAGGACTTGAATTACACGAAGGGCATCTGGGGCAGTGATTGGGTTGGGTTCAAAAACTTTGAGTTTTTGTTTGCCTCCAACGATGCATGGATCATCATTAAGCACACGCTCCTTTACAACGTAGCCTTCCTTGTAATCAATACCACATTGGCGGTGTTTCTCGCTATCATGCTGAATGAAGTGAAGAACCGAGTATTATCGAAATTATTCCAAAGCACGGTGATTCTTCCTAACTTTATCTCTATGGTTATTGTCGGCTATCTGGTGTTCGGCTTCCTGAATCCTGAGCTGGGGTTTATTAACAAGTCTATATTGGAACCAATGGGAAATGAGCCAATCGCTTGGTATGCGTCTCCAGATTACTGGCCATATATCTTGACAATTGTGAATACTTGGAAGTCGGTCGGATATGCGGCAATCGTATATTTGGCGGCTATCATCGGAATTGATCAGGAATATTACGAAGCAGCGCTGATTGATGGTGCGGGTAAATGGAAGCAAATGACGAAAATTACGATTCCTCTGATAACGCCTGTCATTATTATTCTGACCCTTCTAGCTATCGGCCGGATTTTCAATGCGGATTTCGGATTGTTCTATCAAGCTACCATGGCGTCCGGGATGCTGAAGGAAACGACGGAAGTTATTGACACCTATGTATATAACGCATTGCTGGTAACAGGTGATACGGGATTGGCATCATCCGCAGGTCTTCTTCAGTCCGTCGTCGGTTTCGTGCTCGTCATCTCGGTCAACTTCATTGTGAAGAAATTTAGCAAAGAAAATGCGTTATTCTAG